A genome region from Coraliomargarita parva includes the following:
- the ptsP gene encoding phosphoenolpyruvate--protein phosphotransferase has protein sequence MLKLTPSDIRLGASASSREEAIRAVAALLAERNAVESTYFNSMLGRERTATTYLGNGVAIPHGQPQDAGAIHETRVVLLQLPEGVAWKGGDKAHLVFGIAAKGDEHIELLGQLTSIIADEDLARRLAVTDRAEDIIEAIESEGAGGRAAEDDFEGDRVVVEFTNPRGFHLRPASQLAEATDRMDGKISLVVNGKEADARSALSIVSLGITPGSRIEIRADSPYADDHLRQLKRLLELINDEPQEGEGALDAAIDWEPESCEQDYLLKGTMAAPGIAVGPVLLWDALRVAPESRKRGDEAAEISALGVAIDTAVETLSGLAADPGMNKVQRNLFTAHAGLIGDADLKKAAEVRIREGEDVLSAWNAVVGDKVAKLEALEDANLAQRAVDLKDAGHRVSRVLLGADQDSLAGVTEPVVLLAEELEPSEAAQLTPGKVSGICLRKGSPNAHSAIVARSLGIPMVVAMGDALSAVEAETKVVLDASGARLLTQPSDADLESACAALKALDERRQQAWNHRFQPALLQDGHRVEIVANIAKVSEAGESLKAGAEGVGLVRTEFLFLDRDHAPSEEEQYEQYKAMVEALQGLPMVLRTVDIGGDKPVDYLGLNEHDLSFLGLRGIRLGLARPDILRTQLRAVYRAAKHGPIRLLFPMIATSNDFRRTRQLAEEIRKEVDGPRVDLGVMIEVPAAVIMAEELARVADFFSVGTNDLTQYALAVDRTHALLAKRADALHPVVLRLIDTATRAAHKHGKWVGVCGGLASDSLGAQILAGLGVDELSMPPALIPGVKETLRKTSLSDLRALAQRALDQEDAVAVRLIPPVA, from the coding sequence ATGTTAAAGCTCACCCCATCAGATATCCGCCTTGGTGCCTCTGCATCCAGTCGGGAAGAAGCCATCCGAGCGGTTGCCGCCTTGCTGGCAGAGCGGAATGCTGTGGAGTCCACCTATTTTAACAGTATGCTCGGCCGCGAGCGTACCGCGACAACCTATCTGGGGAATGGCGTTGCCATCCCGCACGGCCAACCGCAAGACGCGGGGGCCATTCATGAGACTCGCGTCGTCCTCCTTCAACTACCCGAAGGCGTTGCCTGGAAGGGGGGCGACAAGGCTCATTTGGTATTCGGGATCGCCGCGAAGGGCGATGAGCATATCGAGTTACTCGGTCAATTGACTTCAATCATTGCCGATGAGGATCTGGCACGGAGGTTGGCGGTGACCGATCGGGCGGAGGATATTATTGAGGCGATTGAATCCGAAGGTGCCGGAGGACGGGCTGCTGAAGACGACTTCGAGGGGGATCGTGTTGTGGTTGAATTTACGAACCCGCGCGGCTTTCACTTGCGACCGGCAAGTCAGTTGGCCGAAGCCACCGATCGGATGGATGGTAAGATCAGTCTGGTCGTGAATGGCAAGGAAGCGGATGCCAGAAGTGCCTTGAGTATCGTGAGTCTCGGAATTACGCCGGGGAGTCGAATTGAAATCCGTGCCGACTCGCCCTATGCGGATGACCATTTACGCCAGCTCAAGCGCTTGCTTGAGTTGATCAACGACGAGCCTCAGGAAGGAGAGGGGGCGCTGGATGCGGCGATCGATTGGGAGCCTGAATCTTGTGAACAGGATTACCTGTTGAAGGGGACCATGGCAGCTCCCGGTATTGCGGTGGGGCCGGTCCTGCTTTGGGACGCGTTAAGGGTGGCGCCGGAGAGCCGGAAGCGTGGCGACGAAGCCGCTGAGATTTCGGCCTTGGGTGTCGCAATTGATACAGCTGTGGAAACATTGTCAGGACTCGCTGCGGACCCGGGTATGAACAAGGTGCAGCGCAACTTATTTACGGCTCACGCAGGGTTGATTGGAGATGCGGATCTAAAGAAGGCTGCGGAAGTTCGTATACGTGAGGGGGAGGATGTGCTGTCCGCCTGGAATGCAGTGGTCGGGGATAAGGTTGCCAAGCTTGAAGCCTTGGAGGATGCAAACCTTGCCCAGCGTGCCGTTGATTTGAAAGATGCCGGGCATCGCGTCAGCCGTGTCTTGCTCGGTGCCGATCAGGATTCGCTGGCTGGGGTCACCGAACCTGTCGTGCTCTTGGCGGAGGAATTGGAACCGTCGGAGGCGGCTCAGTTGACGCCCGGAAAGGTAAGTGGAATCTGCCTGCGAAAGGGTAGTCCGAATGCGCACTCCGCGATCGTTGCGAGGTCTCTTGGGATTCCCATGGTGGTTGCGATGGGGGATGCCCTGTCGGCTGTAGAGGCGGAAACCAAAGTCGTTCTTGATGCCTCGGGTGCCCGCTTGTTGACTCAACCCAGCGATGCGGACCTGGAGTCCGCATGTGCCGCACTAAAAGCGCTGGATGAGCGCCGCCAGCAGGCATGGAATCACCGCTTTCAACCGGCTTTGCTGCAGGACGGGCATCGCGTGGAAATTGTCGCGAATATTGCGAAGGTTTCCGAAGCCGGTGAGTCGTTGAAAGCGGGTGCCGAAGGTGTTGGCTTGGTACGTACTGAGTTTCTCTTTCTCGACCGCGACCATGCACCCAGTGAGGAGGAGCAGTATGAGCAGTACAAGGCTATGGTTGAAGCGTTGCAAGGCCTCCCTATGGTATTGCGGACTGTCGATATTGGAGGCGACAAGCCGGTGGATTATCTCGGCTTGAATGAGCACGACCTTTCCTTTCTGGGGCTGCGTGGTATTCGCCTCGGGTTGGCTCGGCCGGACATTTTGCGTACCCAGTTGCGGGCCGTCTACCGTGCTGCCAAGCATGGGCCGATTCGTTTGCTCTTTCCCATGATCGCGACTTCGAACGATTTTCGTCGCACGCGGCAGCTGGCTGAAGAAATACGCAAGGAAGTCGACGGTCCGAGGGTTGATCTGGGGGTTATGATTGAAGTGCCTGCCGCTGTTATTATGGCGGAAGAACTGGCACGGGTTGCGGATTTCTTTTCAGTCGGCACCAACGACCTGACGCAATATGCCTTGGCCGTTGACCGGACTCACGCGCTGCTGGCCAAGCGGGCGGATGCCCTGCACCCCGTGGTCTTGAGATTGATTGATACGGCCACACGCGCGGCGCATAAACATGGTAAATGGGTCGGTGTTTGTGGCGGACTCGCGTCCGATTCGCTCGGTGCGCAGATCCTTGCCGGCCTCGGAGTGGACGAGCTGAGCATGCCGCCCGCCCTGATTCCCGGAGTGAAAGAGACTCTGAGGAAAACGAGTTTGTCCGACCTTCGGGCCCTGGCGCAACGTGCTTTGGATCAGGAAGACGCGGTTGCCGTGCGTCTGATCCCGCCTGTGGCTTAA
- a CDS encoding LacI family DNA-binding transcriptional regulator, translated as MASIKDVAREAGVSIATVSRMLANKGYISDDTRQKVQTAVDKLGYRPNRVAQRLREQQSRILALIVSDIQNPFFGQLCRAVENFAQKRGLCVFVCNTDEDSGREQHYLELMAQEQVAGIIISPSSKGSQQLEALQKSKIPVVTVDRRASDQFDSVLIDNTESAQKLTLRVLAGGYRRIAAIVGANSFTASERLSGIEAALATAGLKPHKILTTPAFEPEGQAAMESLLDDADPPDAVICSSALLATGAYRAIHQRNIQVPETLGFACFDDPPWATFIRPGLTVIQQPAALIGETAAELLMKRIEQPDRSPSLIRLQGKLIERGSLR; from the coding sequence ATGGCTAGTATTAAAGATGTCGCTCGGGAAGCCGGGGTTTCGATCGCCACCGTATCGCGAATGCTGGCCAACAAGGGCTATATCAGCGACGACACCCGCCAAAAGGTACAAACCGCAGTCGACAAGTTAGGCTACCGCCCGAACCGCGTAGCCCAGCGTCTCCGCGAACAGCAATCCCGGATTCTTGCGCTCATCGTGTCTGACATCCAGAACCCCTTCTTCGGACAACTCTGCCGCGCGGTGGAAAACTTCGCGCAAAAGCGAGGCCTCTGCGTCTTTGTCTGCAACACCGATGAAGATTCCGGGCGCGAGCAACACTACCTCGAACTCATGGCCCAAGAACAGGTGGCCGGCATTATCATTTCCCCCTCATCCAAAGGCAGCCAACAGCTGGAAGCCTTACAGAAGTCCAAAATACCAGTCGTCACCGTGGACCGGCGCGCCAGCGACCAGTTCGACTCCGTACTCATCGACAACACCGAATCCGCCCAGAAACTCACACTGCGCGTCTTGGCTGGCGGCTACCGCAGGATCGCAGCCATTGTGGGGGCAAACAGCTTCACCGCGAGCGAGCGCCTGAGCGGGATTGAAGCCGCTTTGGCCACAGCGGGCCTAAAACCACACAAGATCCTCACCACCCCGGCCTTCGAACCGGAGGGACAGGCCGCCATGGAATCCCTGCTCGACGACGCCGACCCGCCGGATGCGGTCATTTGCTCCAGCGCCCTACTCGCAACCGGCGCCTACCGCGCCATCCACCAACGCAACATACAGGTACCTGAAACGCTTGGCTTCGCCTGCTTCGATGATCCACCTTGGGCCACCTTCATCCGCCCGGGACTGACTGTCATCCAGCAACCGGCAGCACTCATCGGAGAGACTGCAGCCGAGCTGCTAATGAAGCGTATCGAACAACCAGACCGGTCCCCCAGCCTCATCCGCCTACAAGGCAAACTCATCGAACGGGGCTCACTGCGCTAG